The nucleotide window AGGCTTTTTCCTGGTTAATAAGGCGTTGCGCAAGCAATAAATAAGACAAGTTGATGTCGTAAATATGTTTGAGTAATTCTGATGTACCCATTTTTCTTTCCATCCTGACTGACGCTACTTAAACGTTTGCGGATTGCGCCGCTACCTTGGTTGCTGCTGGGTAATTCTAAAATGGCAAATAATTAAGTGGCAGAAGCCAAACGTTTGCGAAGCTGCCAGCTGCCTTAATCGCTGCTGTGCAGAAAGTAGTCATTAACTCATTTTGCCAGTTACTGCTTCCGGTCTTTATTCTCGTTTCCTGCCCTGGCTTTAGGATTTTTCCTGCTGCCTTTTAGGACTATTCCGAAAACAAGGCAACTCTATCCCCTCTGATTTCGACATACAACGAGAGCCAACCGAAATTTTAGATAAAGTGTGACGCAGGTCACACTTTTGGGCTAAATTAACTAAAATAACTCTTCAGCATTGCTGTTGGTTAGTTCACTAACTAATCAATTCCCCCCTTTTTTGTTAAATTTTATGCTCAGGCACACATTTCCAAATGAAAATGATTCCGTTTACGAGTATTAAAGGGAACGGCGGTGTGATTAAGATCAATATCAGCTGAAGTTCCTGTGCTGACAAAAATAAACAGAATTTTGTGCTGGATTGAGGCGATTGGCAGTGGATAGAGAATAGTCACATTCAGTGACTGTCAGCTCTGTATATGATGACTGAATTGTGACGTAACACAGATTTTTAACAGCAAGCGATAACGTTCCGTAAGCCTTGCCAGGCTTGTGTTCAGGGTGTGAAAAGGGATGTAACGGGGAGTAACATAAGGGATACGAATGTTTTGGAAGGGATTTTACTTTTCACACTCAGTATCGGCAGGCGCCGCTGATTCTTTAGGTGAAATGCCATTTTTTCGTTATTTTTCTTATTAATGGCTCTTTTTATGACGCATTTAAGACAGAGGTCTCAATTTTTAGCTGATTTTTGCATAAAAAAAGGGCGATCTGAGATCGCCCTTAGAAAGTCTGGCACAACTTATGCTAGAGGAGCAGAAGTCGCCCTTGTTGCGGATGGCATAATTTATGCCAGCCGTGGGAAAGCAGCCACTTTACCGCCCTCTCCATGCTCCGCGTTACGGGGCGCTATCGCCTCTAAATCCTTAAGATAACTTTTACGCCAGTGCGTAATATCATTTCTGCGTAATACCGCCATCATGTCGTTATAGCGGGAAATACGCTCATTCAGCGGCATCGTAGCTGCCTGATTCAGAGCGGCAGCGACTTCGTCACGATCGTACGGGTTAACAATCAGCGCAGAGGTCAGCTCATTAGCAGCACCGGCGAAGCGAGAGAGCACCAGCACACCCGGATCGTCCGGGTCCTGTGCCGCGACATATTCTTTCGCTACCAGGTTCATGCCGTCACGCAGCGGCGTCACCAGGCCAATATCCGTCAGACGGAATATTTTCATCAACAGCCGACGATCGAAGTGCTGGTTAAGGTAGTAGAGCGGTGTCCATCCCAGCGTGCCGTACTTACCGTTAATGCGCCCTGCTTCCGTTTCCAGCTGATGACGGATGTCCTGATAGGCCTGCACATCCCCGCGCGAAGTAGGAGCGATTTGTGAGTAACGGATCTTACCGCGGTGTTCCGGGTAATTTTCCAGCAGCGCTTCATAGGCAAGGAAACGTTCAGGCAACCCTTTGGAATAGTCGAGACGTTCGCAGGCAATGATATTTTTGGCATCGCCCAGATCTCTTTTCATCGCCGCCATTTTTGGTGGCAACGGCCCTTCGGCCATCTCTTTAATGCTGTCCGGCTCAATCCCGATAGGATAAACCTCGGTAGCAAAAGTATTGCCAAAGGCGCGGTGCTGTTTGCCGCTGGTCTGCAGCTGCGTCATCAGTGACAGGCACTCCAGGAACGCGGTGCGGTCACTCTCCGTCTGGAAGCCCAGCAGATCGTAATCGCAAAGCATCTCCAGCAGCTCGTTATGCGGCGGCAGCGCGTTGAAAATTTCAGGCGTCGGGAACGGGATATGCAGGAAGAAGCCAATCCGGTTGGTTACCCCCAGCTCACGCAGCGCGGCAGCAAAAGGCAGCAGATGGTAATCGTGGATCCAGAGAATGTCGTCTGGCTTCAGGAAAGGCAGCAGGCGTTTTGCCAGCATGGTGTTCACGTTGCAGTACCCTTCCCACGCTTCACGCTGGAAATTCACTAAATCCAGACGGTAGTGGAAGGCGGGCCAAATCACCGCGTTAGAGAACTGCAGGTAATAGAGGTCATAATCATTCTGATTCAACCCAAACGAGGCGTAGGTGACGTTGTCCTGTTCAAACAGGCTCATCTCCTCGTCATCTTCACCGATTTCATTGATTTCGCCGTTCCAGCCAAACCACAATCCACCGGTGGTTTTCAGGGCATCCATAATTCCCACGGTCAGACCACCAGCGCTGGTTTTTGACCCATCGGGTACAGCGATGCGGTTAGATACGACTACTAAGCGACTCATAACCTTAACTCCTTACCGACGTTGTTTCGTCTTGATCTAATTGTAATAGTGTTTGTTCCAGCCAGTGATACACGGCGTTAACATCCGCCAGCCGCGAAGTCGCTTCTGTCGGACCCTCGCCCACTTTAATGGTGATGCCGTCCAGGGCATTAATCACGGTAAAACCGGCTTCGTCTGTCAGATCGTCGCCAATAAAGACGGGCGTTCTGCCAGCAAAAGGAGGCTGCTGCATAAAATCGTTAATTGCAGCGCCTTTATTCACGCCTTTCGGCTTCAGCTCCACCACGCATTTGCCTGGTTGCAGCGCCAGCATAGGGAACCGTTCGGTCATCGCTTCAGCCAGGGCGAGGATCTCCTGCTGATAGTGCTCCGCGCGACGATAGTGCAGCGCAAAGGCCATTCCTTTGGTTTCAAGTTGGGTATCGGGCATCTTTGCCATCGCTTCGCTCAGCAGTGCTGAGAGCGAGCTGGCAACCTCATCCGGCAGGGAGAGACGTTCAAGGTGATTTTGAGCATCCCGGCGTTCAGCGCCGTGGACGCCTGCCAGAGGAAGATGGAGAGGAGAAGCGAGCGCGTCCAGTTCTGCTATCGGACGGCCGGAGACCAGTGCCAGCGCACCGTTCGATAACCGGGCCAACTGGTCAAGATGAGCAATAACCTGCTCTGGGATAAACACTTCATCTGGTCGGGACTGGATTGCAGCCAGCGTCCCGTCAACATCAAAGAAGAAAGCGTACTGTCCGCCCACGGCTAACCGGGGACCGGACTCATTCTGGGTGTTCAAAGTATTCCTCCTGATTGAGTATGTTACGGCGCTACGTTAAGCAGGCACCCGATAAACGGGCTGGGACAGAAAAACCTGTATGACCCCAACGCACGAGGAAAACGCAACATTATCAGTATTCAGTATAGTGGCCGATGCCGATTTTGCCAGGCGAAACGGGGCAACCGGTCTGGATCTGGTGATACAGACTGGCAAATCACTGGAGAAAAATACATAGGATAAAGGCGAAATGTTTCTCTGTATGGCTCGGGAAAAGTAGAGGCTGGGCCAGAAAGGCTTGTATGACAATAGTGATGCAGCGTAGGGAGTTAAGGAGACGTAAGGATGATGGGCAGAGGGAAGGTCAACGCTATGAGAAATTCTTTGCAGTTAAGCGATAAGGTAATGCGCAGTTTGGCCACCGCTCAGGCTACCGGTGCCATCCACAGCGCATCAGGGTTCATCCCCTTCCACTGAGCGGACTCTTCCGGGCCGGTAATGCTGTCCCAACAAAATCGATCTGAGAGATCGACCTTTTCCGGCGAGATTGTCTGGTTAGTCACCAGCGAATAGAAAGCGCAGACTTTCGGCTGCAGCAGGGAACCGCCACCGGGTTCTGCAACCACGGCAATGCGCCCTGAAGCCAGGCGAACCACCGACCCTACCGGATAGATGCCTACCGCCTTCACAAAGGCATAAAACACTTTACGATCGAAATGCCCATCCCAGCTCGCCATCTGATGCATGGCGCTGGCAGGGTTCCAGCCAGCCTTGTAAGGCCGGTTTGAGGTAACAGCATCATAAACATCGCAAACGGCAGCCATCCGGGCCAGCAGCGAAATGTCGTTGCCCTTCAGCCCGTGCGGATAACCGCAGCCGTTTACCTTCTCATGATGATGTAACGCCACATCCAGCAAATCCTCGTCGCCGCCGCTTTTACGCAGCAAGGCTTCACCGATGATCGGATGTTGCTTCATAGTATTGAATTCTGCCTCGGTCAGCTTGCCCGGCTTGTTGAGGATATCCAGGGGGATGCCCGCTTTTCCGACATCATGCAACAGCCCGGCCATGCCCGCCCGCCGCACCTGC belongs to Erwinia pyri and includes:
- a CDS encoding HD-GYP domain-containing protein, with translation MIKRIQVQELRLGMYVHKLEVFWLKHPLVRNHMLLTTDMQIQIIAENGIKEVWIDLAKGRGPDKAETGAGSDPGMTSSGPLSMYEELGQAQAICQNAKGRVMGMFSDARLGRTINTDSTLPLVDEIGGSISRHPAALLSVVRLKTHDDYTYLHSVAVCALMVSLARQLELNEEQVRRAGMAGLLHDVGKAGIPLDILNKPGKLTEAEFNTMKQHPIIGEALLRKSGGDEDLLDVALHHHEKVNGCGYPHGLKGNDISLLARMAAVCDVYDAVTSNRPYKAGWNPASAMHQMASWDGHFDRKVFYAFVKAVGIYPVGSVVRLASGRIAVVAEPGGGSLLQPKVCAFYSLVTNQTISPEKVDLSDRFCWDSITGPEESAQWKGMNPDALWMAPVA
- the otsB gene encoding trehalose-phosphatase; the encoded protein is MNTQNESGPRLAVGGQYAFFFDVDGTLAAIQSRPDEVFIPEQVIAHLDQLARLSNGALALVSGRPIAELDALASPLHLPLAGVHGAERRDAQNHLERLSLPDEVASSLSALLSEAMAKMPDTQLETKGMAFALHYRRAEHYQQEILALAEAMTERFPMLALQPGKCVVELKPKGVNKGAAINDFMQQPPFAGRTPVFIGDDLTDEAGFTVINALDGITIKVGEGPTEATSRLADVNAVYHWLEQTLLQLDQDETTSVRS
- the otsA gene encoding alpha,alpha-trehalose-phosphate synthase is translated as MSRLVVVSNRIAVPDGSKTSAGGLTVGIMDALKTTGGLWFGWNGEINEIGEDDEEMSLFEQDNVTYASFGLNQNDYDLYYLQFSNAVIWPAFHYRLDLVNFQREAWEGYCNVNTMLAKRLLPFLKPDDILWIHDYHLLPFAAALRELGVTNRIGFFLHIPFPTPEIFNALPPHNELLEMLCDYDLLGFQTESDRTAFLECLSLMTQLQTSGKQHRAFGNTFATEVYPIGIEPDSIKEMAEGPLPPKMAAMKRDLGDAKNIIACERLDYSKGLPERFLAYEALLENYPEHRGKIRYSQIAPTSRGDVQAYQDIRHQLETEAGRINGKYGTLGWTPLYYLNQHFDRRLLMKIFRLTDIGLVTPLRDGMNLVAKEYVAAQDPDDPGVLVLSRFAGAANELTSALIVNPYDRDEVAAALNQAATMPLNERISRYNDMMAVLRRNDITHWRKSYLKDLEAIAPRNAEHGEGGKVAAFPRLA